One Xiphophorus maculatus strain JP 163 A chromosome 9, X_maculatus-5.0-male, whole genome shotgun sequence DNA segment encodes these proteins:
- the tbxa2r gene encoding thromboxane A2 receptor isoform X2: protein MSIMTDSNHTASCYANTSTPYSYSPGINKVDYSATFSTLGLISNLIAFIVLIKSFKQTKNHSRSFFLIFLGGLVVTDFMGLLVTGSFVISFYVTRVDWSKSDPACHFCNFMGMSMVFYGLSPLLLGATMATQRFIGINHPFASSSKMTKRRTTSMMLMVWFIAGSISLLPLVGFGSYHIQTPGSWCFLNMTPKTSDWGFALLFSLVGLISIATSILLNTVSVVTLLKVYCGAERRQRSRDHEAEMMLQLILIMTIATVCWCPLLIYILMRSLTPPASDGMLLFFIRIATWNQILDPWIYIMIKVCKLRSSLPRQLLPELVLK, encoded by the exons ATGAGCATCATGACTGACTCAAACCACACCGCATCCTGCTATGCCAACACCAGCACTCCATATAGTTATTCTCCTGGCATTAACAAAGTTGACTACTCAGCTACCTTCAGCACTTTGGGTCTCATCTCTAATCTAATTGCCTTTATTGTCCTCATCAAATCCTTCAAGCAGACAAAAAATCATTCGCGCTctttcttcctcatcttcctgGGTGGTCTTGTAGTCACTGACTTCATGGGTCTGCTGGTCACTGGCTCCTTCGTGATTTCGTTTTACGTTACACGTGTTGACTGGAGCAAGTCGGACCCTGCCTGCCACTTTTGCAACTTCATGGGTATGTCCATGGTGTTCTATGGATTGTCCCCTCTGCTACTTGGTGCCACCATGGCCACCCAGCGCTTTATTGGCATCAACCATCCATTTGCAAGTTCCTCCAAAATGACCAAGAGAAGGACTACTTCCATGATGCTGATGGTGTGGTTTATCGCTGGAAGCATATCGTTGCTGCCACTAGTAGGCTTTGGTAGCTACCACATTCAGACTCCTGGATCCTGGTGTTTCCTCAACATGACCCCCAAGACAAGTGACTGGGGTTTCGCTCTGCTTTTCTCCCTGGTTGGACTGATCAGCATTGCAACATCAATTTTGCTGAACACTGTGAGTGTGGTGACCCTGCTCAAGGTTTACTGtggagcagagaggagacagCGTAGCAGAGACCATGAAGCAGAAATGATGCTGCAGCTTATACTAATCATGACTATTGCAACGGTTTGCTGGTGCCCCTTGCTg ATATATATTctgatgcgttcactgactccCCCTGCAAGTGATGGCAtgcttttgttcttcattcGAATTGCCACATGGAATCAGATACTTGACCCCTGGATTTACATCATGATAAAAGTGTGCAAATTAAG GTCTTCATTGCCCAGACAGCTTTTGCCAGAACTGGTTTTGAAGTGA
- the tbxa2r gene encoding thromboxane A2 receptor isoform X1 produces the protein MSIMTDSNHTASCYANTSTPYSYSPGINKVDYSATFSTLGLISNLIAFIVLIKSFKQTKNHSRSFFLIFLGGLVVTDFMGLLVTGSFVISFYVTRVDWSKSDPACHFCNFMGMSMVFYGLSPLLLGATMATQRFIGINHPFASSSKMTKRRTTSMMLMVWFIAGSISLLPLVGFGSYHIQTPGSWCFLNMTPKTSDWGFALLFSLVGLISIATSILLNTVSVVTLLKVYCGAERRQRSRDHEAEMMLQLILIMTIATVCWCPLLVFIAQTAFARTGFEVKYLLLCIRFATWNQILDPWVYILFRRSVLRRVNPRSDWSRTSIISSSSTIRDNVHRFARSSLGSNLRTDVPEDPEKSNVMPPSPITPSSPSPCLIGSE, from the exons ATGAGCATCATGACTGACTCAAACCACACCGCATCCTGCTATGCCAACACCAGCACTCCATATAGTTATTCTCCTGGCATTAACAAAGTTGACTACTCAGCTACCTTCAGCACTTTGGGTCTCATCTCTAATCTAATTGCCTTTATTGTCCTCATCAAATCCTTCAAGCAGACAAAAAATCATTCGCGCTctttcttcctcatcttcctgGGTGGTCTTGTAGTCACTGACTTCATGGGTCTGCTGGTCACTGGCTCCTTCGTGATTTCGTTTTACGTTACACGTGTTGACTGGAGCAAGTCGGACCCTGCCTGCCACTTTTGCAACTTCATGGGTATGTCCATGGTGTTCTATGGATTGTCCCCTCTGCTACTTGGTGCCACCATGGCCACCCAGCGCTTTATTGGCATCAACCATCCATTTGCAAGTTCCTCCAAAATGACCAAGAGAAGGACTACTTCCATGATGCTGATGGTGTGGTTTATCGCTGGAAGCATATCGTTGCTGCCACTAGTAGGCTTTGGTAGCTACCACATTCAGACTCCTGGATCCTGGTGTTTCCTCAACATGACCCCCAAGACAAGTGACTGGGGTTTCGCTCTGCTTTTCTCCCTGGTTGGACTGATCAGCATTGCAACATCAATTTTGCTGAACACTGTGAGTGTGGTGACCCTGCTCAAGGTTTACTGtggagcagagaggagacagCGTAGCAGAGACCATGAAGCAGAAATGATGCTGCAGCTTATACTAATCATGACTATTGCAACGGTTTGCTGGTGCCCCTTGCTg GTCTTCATTGCCCAGACAGCTTTTGCCAGAACTGGTTTTGAAGTGAAATATCTGCTTCTCTGTATACGCTTTGCAACCTGGAACCAAATCCTAGATCCATGGGTATACATCCTGTTTCGCCGGTCAGTTTTGAGGAGAGTGAACCCTCGTTCTGACTGGTCCCGTACCTCCATCATTTCTTCGTCTTCAACTATACGTGACAATGTCCATCGATTCGCGCGGTCTTCACTGGGAAGCAACCTGCGCACGGATGTCCCAGAGGATCCTGAAAAATCAAATGTGATGCCCCCCTCTCCAATAACACCATCCTCaccttctccatgtttgattggATCTGAGTGA